In Mangrovivirga cuniculi, the following proteins share a genomic window:
- a CDS encoding PD40 domain-containing protein encodes MANKLPFILLFFLAFIGYSQDFGDEQKSIGDAINSKEDESVPVVSPDGNTLYFTRAHHPGNVGGKSDKGDIWMSKKGSNGQWELPKM; translated from the coding sequence ATGGCCAACAAGTTACCATTCATTCTTTTATTTTTTCTAGCCTTCATAGGATATAGTCAGGATTTTGGCGATGAGCAAAAGAGTATTGGAGATGCGATTAACAGCAAAGAAGATGAAAGCGTTCCGGTAGTTTCACCTGATGGTAATACCCTTTATTTTACCAGAGCTCATCATCCTGGAAATGTCGGGGGTAAATCGGATAAAGGGGATATCTGGATGTCAAAAAAAGGATCCAACGGTCAATGGGAACTCCCCAAAATGTAG